From the genome of Dermacentor andersoni chromosome 3, qqDerAnde1_hic_scaffold, whole genome shotgun sequence:
gcagattagagattatctaaacggggagtgaagggcttcatccgcgagacgtgaacaacttcggcattccggcggcgccggtcagtgacggagtgtacagGGCGGACGAGacagttcactgcagatgtttgctgcacattGCTGCGCAGATGTTTGCTGCATTTAACCACTCGGTTCCTgaccaatcccccactgtgggtatgcaCCACaaccactcaggacaacaacaactaacggcgatgcgtacaattgCATTTTCTTTCGATCTatctagctttctttcttttttttgtaaaattTGTTCTGGCAAATTTCTACCGGAAAATGTTGGATGTAATCGCCACAATTCtgcgagggcgaaatgcaaaaaaaaaaaaacgaaggaaagaaagaacgctgctgtatttaaatttatgcatactaacggcatgtcaaaggcaTATATTTAGGCATATCACCAAACCCCACGCGGTGGAAATAAATATCCGGAGCCGTCCACTGCGGCCTGCCATGCTGAAAATGTGTGCAGTCTCGGGATGCTAacctccataatttaattttacctCCTTGCcctccggcaagccgaagatgccgcccgagtccaaggacttcaaGCCGCCAGCTGAGGCCACCagaaaaaaacaacctgccgGCCGGACCATTCATTTCCatatttccagacgtctacactacccccaactgccggtgctgtggaattcacccggctacgcttccgcatatgctctgtgagtgcccagcacagtacacacagactaacaccacgactctctcgtcgaggttgcatggggctctgcggagctccgccctcgacgaccaaatcTGGgtgacccagcacgcccgcgaggcggcggcgaggcaagccctcgacgtcccttcgtgggaggcttaggcccggccatcatgaAGTGCTGTTTGTACAATAAAAGGTTAttcctcctccactttcattcattaataaagtttcttcttcttcttccttggtcCATCACCTGCAGTGGTGGCACGTGCCATGCTTCTCGAAGACATACAagcagaagcagaagaagaatAGCACCATCGGAGAAGGACAACACACGACAAGAAGGAAATCCACTCCAATCCGATAATGCCTGCTTTCGTCATGAACTCTAGGAACTGTGCCAGGGGTCTGGCCCTCGCTTTCACGGTGAGAACTGCACGATGATTCACCATAACGTACGCTCGACGATTAGCAGGGCATTTGTCGAAAAAAATAATCTAAGCCATAGCATAGCGCCATGCAGTGTTGAGTGAATAGCGTCGAGTCCTCTGTGCCCCCGGTGTTAGCCCTTTCTCTGCCGACGTAATTTATTGCGTTAGCATAGGAGTGtcagtgctgaaaaaaaaaaaatgtgtatggGTGTAAAGCGTGGGAAGCTGTTCCCGTGTCAGAGGTAGAGAGGTGATGGAAGAGCATAGAAAAGCGTGTATATGTATGTGGGCGAACAGAACCTCTTCAGGCTACTGCCGTTGTCGCCGCTGTCGCTGTTGTGCTGCCCCGCTGTTCGACGGCGCATTGACCGCATGCGCGCGGAATGTCAAGAGGTTGTCGAGAGACGtcgagtgcgtttggctgcaaaaacgacgaagcggACGCAACGACAAAGCCCCGCTCAGTGGGGGATCCGTGGTGGAGCTGCAGGACAGCGTTTGTGCCTTCCTCTGCTGGCACGAACTTTGCGCGCTACACCTTTCCAGCTGAGCTTGTACAACACTCGGCTGAGCGTAACAGACGGTAAACGCGGAGCTCACGCTACTTTATATTTCAATGGGCGCCGACTATGGCAAACGCTATGGCAAACGAAACTGAACGTGTCTATCCACTTTTATGTGCATCCATTTATAGTAATTTGCAGACTAATTATAACCAGACTAGATGCGCTGCCCACGACTTCTTTTTCCCTATAGCGcgctaattatgaaatttgtATTTGTTAATCGTTAACCCCGCTGGATTCGCTGCCAGTAACAGTTTACACCATGTAAATCGCCATGTAATTATAGAATAGTGTCTCCAGCTTTCAAGGCAATTGGAATGAATATTTTCACTCATGCATCAACATATTCATACTCGTCAGCTACGTTAGCTGTGTCCATTAAAGCTTTTCTTTTGGATTAGTCCTAATTTACTCGATGTTCTAtatttgttttcactgcctttCTTCCTGAATTTCAATTGGCTTACGTGTACTTGATCTGCTACGTTCGTATTGTATATCTGATACGTTCGTATTGTATATAATATTGCTTAATCGTCTTGTATTCAGTTGCCTTTCCCGTTTGCGTTTGTTCATTGAATTACTTTCTAATTTGCCTGTTTAGTTGTCATAATTGCTGTTTACGGTACCATGGTCCAGTCTCCGATTTTGGCAATCTTTACTGTGTAATTTACCTGTGTTTTGGACTTTCTGAATCTTAACGAACGAAAACGATGTAATTTGATATGATTTGACCCCTAACTGAGCAGGGGCTGTATTTTCCACCGGACGCGTCAGTGACTGGGGCGACAGCGCTTCTCGCACAAGACTTGCTTTGCTCATCTCCGCTCTATACGTTGGAACGACGATGCTCGTCGTCGGACAGGAAATGGAGAGTGCCAGGGCTTTGACATAAGTGACGCTCACCTTACATTTGAGTTAAGGCAGTCAAAGCATCACTGTAGCCTGTCAGTTACCTTGTGCTTAATTTGTACGtcaaggtctttttttttttcagttttcgttAATTGTGCATCGCAGCTCATTGATATGCCATGGCAGGTCACGCAGTATTTTGCTCCCCATGCTACTTATAGGTGGTGATGGTTCTGGCCCTGGGGATACAGATGCTCTTCATGTACATGATCGCGATTCTGAGGGACGCAAATAGTAAGCATATGTAGCGCCACTACCCCTtctactacgactactactactactactactactactactactactactactactactactactactactactactactactactactactactactgctactactgctaTTACTACTATACTGCCTACTACTACTACGAATACCAATAACTACTACTAATACAAATAATTGGCGCGCAGCACGCCCGTCTATCTGGATCTCCTGGGGCATCAGCTCTTTTCTGATGGCGGCTAACATCGGGTTCATCATCACTTGGATGGTCGCCGCAGCCACGGTGCGTATAACGCTACAGAGAAGCATGAATCCACGATGAACTGgtacaacaacaagaacaacaacaaaaaggcgGTCATACCAAACAAGGACGAGGATGACACCACCAACAATAACAACATGCCGACCCGCCCCGATGGCTTAGCATATATGGAGTAGCGCTGCTAAGCGCGTGGTCGCAGAATCAAATCCCTGTGGCGGTGGTTGCGTTTAGATGGGTGCGAAATGCCAAAAACGCCCGTGCCCCATGCATTGGGGGAGCATTAAAGATCCGGAGTCCtgtactacagcgtgcctcataatacgaTCGTTGTTTtcgcaagtaaaaccccagaatcaaTTCATTCACAACATGCAGACAGAAACAAAGTAATTCATATTGTGGAATGACCTCAATATGACCAGCGCACCCGTGGCACTTTAAGCAACATTGACAGACATCCCCTGACAAAGAGCGCAGTCTTGAACTGCataccgatcccgaagacagcgcaTATAAAAGACAAATTGAGCAGACCGACGTTTATGCTACTCCCCTCACCCGAGTGGCGACGGATAGATAGCCGCGCACAGTGCGTATGCGCCATTCTCGCCACCAACTCTCTCTCAGGTAGGCACTCTTTGATCGTTCTAAAGTATAGGCTAAACCActttccaacttttttttttttactagacatTAATAGCATGGACATCTGAGAGTCGGATTACGTGTCTGCCCtgcactattcttttttttttattgcgatagcaattatgtcgATATTCCAGGCAAATTTCcaccatcgccgtcgccgtgatgttccttatAAAGTGCAAGCGCGATACCATCACGGTCGCGCGCCGTTTGTTGTAGGCGCGAGCGAAAGTTTGCGAGGTCGAGACGataaggatggtggcttgatacgGCGATGTCTTCTTGCGCTCCCAAGGGACGAAATCATGGACGGTGCGCGCTGTCTTCTAACGAGCGCGAGGCGAGAAGCGGTGAGATGTGCGCGCGATAGGGCGGGTATGGGGGTGAAAGGTGGCGGGTTAGTGCGCATATCCGTTCCTACTCCAGCTGCTGCGGCTGAGCCCGGCCGTGACGTCCTATCTTAGAGGCGATCTGTCCTGGGCTAGAATGCTAGCCAACCGAAGATAACTGAtggctttgtgcgcgctgtgttctcgtgcgcctcgtttgcgttgaagtgagaggcagcacgaaggggagtTCGCTCATCGCtgttgccgctcttcatcacgccagcgttatgATCGCGAGTGTCTGCGGTCAACGGGTGAGATAtgctcgtgtttgcctgtgcgtgcgtaaCAATGtgcgtgttaatttagttaacaAGCTAAAGTTTACAGCAGTTTAAGCAGCTGATGAAACGATTAAGGTTACTTCGTATGGTCCTCTaataatttactatcgcaatcaatgcttcacttGTTGGGCGAGACTGTGTCCGTTTTTCTAACGTCTTCATGTCCCGACCACGTTGTCCTTTCCACGATCAGGTTGATGAGCAGGTATGGGTGCTGCAAATTCACGTATACGTGTGAAACAACTTGTGTGTAGTAAGCACCCGCTTTTTGTGGATGGGTGGCTGTCCCAAGTACTGAAGTGTGCTTGTGCATGTGTAGTTAGACTAGGTATTTTTGTGCTTGTGATTCGCGTTCGTGTTCCTTGTGTACccattccgaaaaacatggatccaaatcaccacgcggccagaaggcaggcgcgggcaGATTATGTGGGAAGGCATTTAGCCAAACTAGAAAAGACAGTtttcacggatgcaacactgtatccATGGAATAGACATACTAATTACATTAAGGCAGCTTCGGTAGTGGTCGACAACGCAGGCAAGCTAATCACCTGCGCAACTACACGTAGCGCCAGGATAATGGAAGCGGAGGAGGTCGCTGTTGCCCTGGCGGTGGCTGAGGGCCATCGAAAAGACAAATCAATGGTCATTTTAACGGATTcaaaggaggcatgcaggaactacacaaagggtagaatctgcagggctgccttagctatcctccgcaaggcagaacacctcagacacaccgcaactcacaaactaatctggattccggcacacacggggatagaaggaaatgaaagggcaggcagcttggctcgcgagatcacgtaccgagtccagcggccacacgccctgggacagcactccaccgtggagatcggctattcagagttgctgaactaccacagaggcaagagaattagatactccccgccacacaaagccttaacacagcaagaagcagctagttggcgaaggctgcaaacgggaaccttctttaacttacatatactaagcaagatgtatcctacacaatttaggaacacatgcccgtggtgcggggcaaccgccacgctttaccatataacctgggagtgtaaacgtaactacacattccaccaacacaaaaccccgagtgcggagcagtgggagagccggctcaccagctgcgagctcgccgcccaacTGGCAATGGTGCAgtacgcaagcgaagcagcgcggctcagtggagccctggactaggagcccaaccctgctaagaaggtcaagcgtctgcagcgatgaagacgaagaccgaacgctaaacccttaatggaccaaataaagttttctctctctctctctctctcctagtgTATGCCGATTTTTTCTTGTTTGCATCCTGTTTCTGCCTTAGCCTTTCCCGAGTAGTGTATTTGGATTTCGGAATTTCGGATTTCGACGCTAAAGAGCCGCGTACTcgtaaatattttttcttttctgttaaatttaatatagagaagcgtgagCTGACAAAATTCTGGAAGCGTCATCTGTTATTTCAATATTCCTGTCGCATGAGAATTGCTCTTCAACATGAGCCGGGGAACAATACGAAGCGACTTCTGCTCATGTCTGCGCGCAGGACAACCTGCGATGGATGACGATAGGCCTGACGGGCACGTCGGTGCGCCTCGTGGGCACGGTCATCTACATTTTCCTCAGCGAAGTGAAGGCCAAGCTATCGGTGAGACAGAGAAGGCTACGCTACGCATCGCTGAGCTGTTCTGCTGTCTAACCACCGCGAAATCCTGTTTCAGAAGTGGACCGATTCTGAAAAGGCCGGCGACATTATGCGTAGAGAGGTGAGCGCTCAAGACCCGTCTCGCGATGGTGTAGCATCTGGGGAATACGGCACAGTCGCACTGTCAGGACACAAAGCgaagttgaaaagaaaaaaaaaaaggaaacaataaaAGGGCGAATGATGGATTTCCAGTTCAGTAGGAGCGCGGTCGTGTGTTAGAAAAGTTAGATATGCCTTGCGCTTGCAATGTGAAGCGGAATAGGACAAGCTAAGGTTACACAACTTCACGAACAATGTCTGGATTAatcaagggaaaatgagacagccacccgttcgtagcaattgctagaaaaGAAGCCGTAAccggttccttgaaagaaaagcctcgcagttgtaaaattcgtcctgctccgagactcgaacccgggatTGCACATGGCATTAAAAGGACAGGGAGACAGGATAACACAGAGCGATATCGACTCTCGAATACGGCTTGCATCTACCTGCAAGTTTATCCCCGATTCTGTTATTTACAGTGTCATATGAGTGAAATTACCAACGCCTAGTGGAGTCACGTCAAGTTGCGGGACActtcacaagaaaaaagaagcttgcCGATTGGTAGAAACACAGACAATTTTCTCGCAAGTACTAACGACAATGACGTCACTTCTTTTATATAAAACAGAgcatcactttctttttcttgttttgctaGGATGTGTCGCTTTGTGCGcatagatggcgctaagccctATTAAACCCCGATGTACCGCCATGTTTTGAGCACACGGGCATCAGTCTAAGCATCGCTATACCGCGCTCGCACACCTTAGCGCGACCATAATCAAATGTGGACAACCCTCCATTAACTACACGGCGTCGAGCACAGTCAGCTATACCAGTGCAAAGTCCCGTTGGGATATGAACAGTCACGTTGATCACCAAGCACAGCAAATGAACAGCCGAGTTAAGGCGGAAACGACATGCACCAGGGGCCAGTATAGAATCATGCGAAGAGAACACCCGCTCCATCTTATCAAGGTGGCGCTGCGTTCGAAGAAAGCGTGCGGCCTAACCGTGTACCTGTCATCGCATCAGCGCGTTTACAAGTATAATTTTTCCGTTGCCTTTCAATATCAACAAAGGGGCtcacagatggaatagcacactgtggtataaaggttataaacagggataaagtgcctctgAAATGCTGGCCAAGGTTTTGATAGGTGGACCTATCTtcatcaaaggcggcctcgtcattatcggcatgttagctttaaagggttagtacagtgacgtcacgtgcggttgtcggtggcggctggttgtaaagggagagacttcaaagagaataagcactgtcgcctgacgtctgtgagcgtggttcccaagacggggagtacaagagcgggagagtgagaaggtggggagaaaagaaaagaaagtaaaggagaggggaaaaacaaaaaaaaagagggcgGACACCCAAATGgggaaacaataaaagaaaaatagggGCGTGGGAGgatgttggggaagcgagagttTAGGGAGCATTAAGGGGTGTCTTTGGCGGCGTACTCTTGTGGCGTTAGAAGAGCTAGTCAGGCgatcagtgcgcgagtaacaaaatagaaccaaaaagacatcagttgaaagagtgactttagtAGCTTAGCAGCAAATgcatcgagtaattttgaaggagttagGATGGccacaaggagtctggggtgcaatgcatggggtaactgtaaggcagcggcatggtctttcaagggacgttagccccagtagctcaacgtaggtgtcgtaacggcggtatacagaaatggtgATACCCTGTTTGGCTTAGGCTCCGAAAAAGGTATGctggcgtctgggactttggaatgtgttggtgagggcgtttcaaaaaatatatataattaaaGCAGACCAAGAAAAGGGGGGGGactgaaaccggaataacaaataggacggtgacgtgcgcagaagcggccaccaggaaccacccaaacagtgaccttcaaaaagcctacaccaCTGCAAACATGCTTGATCgggccgaggtcctcaagccgcGCCCGAGAATCACAAGAACAACAGcacctcttcttactactaaattctcaaacgcactcccaaacgtgaacaccatcctcagtaaatactacccaatccTCCAGCAACCagagacatttaaaaaaatttcccgacccgcccagagtagcTTACAGATGCAACACTAATattaaagatattcttgtgcatgccaaacaaAGCACAAAGACGAAGTAGGGCACCAGTCattgtggccgccccaggtgctctgcATGCAAACATATTATATCAACTACAACAGTAAAAAGTACGCCATCGAATTACTCACACAGGGTAATTTAGGGTTTTACCTGCACATCAAGCAGCGTAGTATACTGTcaagaatgtgccgcttgtagcaaacaatacattggtgagactggacaacaaattcatacaagactcaacggtcaccgcgtgGATAGAAAACGCAacttacctaaagcagtagccagccacttcaatgaacagGCTCATAGATTCGACAAAGGAAGGCTCTATCAACTATAAACAAATTTCCGctcacctcgcgaaaggaaatatacagaatcatacctcatacacaagtttaattgcctacacccaacgggaattaatttggcaagTGGCAACTTGGAATCTCTAAATATgataacttaaatctgaaattctcatatcatcaaccaaggcatAAATCGcgttatgccaccagctaaccttaattgtTTAACCTCAACTATTCCTCCATTCCGAAAGCTTTTTTCCTGCCTAGTACTCAGTTTAATATACTTTTTCATGtatttacgtttatatcaactgtgcGAACCCctttcccatgtacacctgcccccgcccgcttctgcgcacgtcaccctcctatttcttattccggtttcggtcctcCCCTTTTCTTGGTCTGCTTTAATTAAATATGTTTTTTTGAAGCGCCCTCACGAAcgcattccaaagtcccagaagCCAGCATACCTTTTAcagcgcctcagccacacagcgTATCACCATTTCTGTGTATCGCCGTAACGACACCGACGTTGGGTTAGTGGGGCTAACGTCCCTCGAAAGACCATGCCGCTTCCTTCCAGTTACCCCCTGCGTTGCACCCCAGACTGCTTGTCGCCAGCctaactccttcaaaattactcgacgtactTGCTGCTAAGCTACTAAAATCcctctttcaactgatgtctttttgggtcttttttgttactcgagcactgaccgcctgaccggctcttctaacgCCACAAAAGCATGCCGCGAACTACACCCCGGAaagctccctaacctctcgcttccccaacaccctcccatgcccctctttttcttttcttgttttccccCTCTTGGTGTCACCCCCTCTTTTTGCCTTTTTCTCCTCCCCTTAGCTTTCTTCTCTTTTATCCTCACCTTCCCACTCACGCTCTTGTCCCTCGGTCTTGGGAACCActctcacagacgtcaggcgacagcgctcattctatTTGAAGTCTCttcctttaaaaccagccgccaccgacaaccgcacgtgacgtcaccgtACTAACCTTTTAACACTAACATGCCGAGGGTGACGAgaccgcctttgacgaagataggtcctcctagaGAAACGTTGGCCAGCGTTTCTGAGGCGCTTCATCCTTGTGTATAACCTCTCACCTTT
Proteins encoded in this window:
- the LOC126517065 gene encoding uncharacterized protein, coding for MPAFVMNSRNCARGLALAFTVVMVLALGIQMLFMYMIAILRDANTRPSIWISWGISSFLMAANIGFIITWMVAAATDNLRWMTIGLTGTSVRLVGTVIYIFLSEVKAKLSKWTDSEKAGDIMRRETLFEDVWLFPTGFMLAIEVSPLFQLFSSFAFFFVLIKRTIALLRLHQFVRFSKHRR